A region from the Brassica napus cultivar Da-Ae chromosome C8, Da-Ae, whole genome shotgun sequence genome encodes:
- the BNAC08G46030D gene encoding uncharacterized protein BNAC08G46030D: MCKSPSFRVKNCKKELLSFCINTHLSVHNFSHQHNNHLKNQSNDKDQRAYSFHHNKEVFMGETKKKSRSITTQRAWSLVRMALLWGRKGGIFKKWHMFELRNLFSKHLKALAHHSNSFDNGRYLGEKQLSFDDTPVFNVKMHRPASMRFLLPCIAPPVDFDYDFELDGQDDTEYVRSFGYDNGSCNAKCDRASPDDHQEEEEELGVDARADEFIANFYEQMKLQRQISCLKYKEHNEVV; this comes from the coding sequence atgTGTAAATCTCCATCTTTCCGCGTCAAAAACTGCAAAAAAGAGCTGCTTTCCTTTTGTATAAATACACACCTAAGTGTTCACAATTTCTCCCATCAACACAACAATCACCTGAAAAACCAAAGCAACGATAAAGATCAAAGGGCTTACAGCTTCCATCACAACAAAGAAGTCTTCATGGgggaaacaaaaaagaaaagcagATCAATCACAACACAAAGAGCTTGGAGTCTTGTAAGAATGGCTCTTCTATGGGGAAGAAAAGGTGGCATCTTCAAGAAGTGGCACATGTTCGAGCTACGTAACTTGTTCTCCAAGCATCTCAAAGCCCTAGCTCATCATTCTAACAGCTTTGATAACGGCCGTTATCTCGGTGAGAAACAGCTCTCTTTCGACGACACCCCGGTCTTTAACGTTAAGATGCATCGTCCTGCTTCCATGAGGTTCCTCTTGCCTTGCATTGCTCCTCCCGTTGACTTTGATTATGACTTTGAATTGGACGGTCAAGATGATACCGAATATGTTAGATCCTTCGGCTACGACAATGGTTCGTGCAATGCGAAATGTGATCGTGCGTCTCCTGATGATCatcaggaagaagaagaagagttaggGGTAGATGCAAGAGCAGATGAGTTTATTGCTAATTTCTATGAGCAGATGAAGTTGCAGAGGCAAATCTCTTGTTTGAAATACAAAGAACACAATGAAGTCGTATGA
- the BNAC08G46040D gene encoding phospholipase A1 PLIP2, chloroplastic, with the protein MDSLCLNTSLHGVIPAIKAVGSGVSGCGGGVVEVRATAAAPSRKRRTFGFSFKLPLTPFWSRGGGIASRRRSSGFALDDAVLVDSGDSRTPIAEETETERRNGSWVLKILDVQSLWRDGEVQEDEEDEDEDEDEEELNDVVSPEEDGGCDVSYEENRFKLDRDSLSKLLKRVSLPESKLYAQMSYLGNLAYSISKIKPANLSKYYGLKFVTSSAEKTELALKAEVSDETKPKVEEEEEVEANKGRKISASAAYEMVASAASYLHSRTNSILPFTSSSKTENSSSEVPSCLTDSVTSVVAAEEDVKQAVADDLKSTISSPCDWFICDDDQTLTRFVVIQGSESLASWQANLLFEPIEFEELGVIVHRGIYEAAKGMYEQMLPEVKAHLKAHKNRANFRFTGHSLGGSLSLLLNLMLLVRGEVPASSLLPVITFGAPFVLCGGDNLLKKLGLPKSHVQAVTMHRDIVPRAFSCNYPYHVAELLKAVNGNFRSHPCLNKRSVLYSPMGELLILQPDESFSPGHELLPPGNGLYLLTDEDTEEERAAQTLFLNTPHPLDILGDRAAYGSSGTIQRDHDMNSYLKAVRSVIRKEVSQIRREKREHRRSLWWPVLVTRESSGRSGRQINGGQDFSGMMKTGRKSLQRFSRLVASQHMPLIVVLLVPVKLMFLGAFNVFSFR; encoded by the exons atggaTAGTTTGTGTCTGAATACAAGCTTACACGGGGTAATTCCAGCGATTAAAGCGGTTGGAAGCGGCGTAAGCGGTTGTGGCGGAGGAGTTGTTGAAGTTAGAGCAACCGCAGCGGCGCCATCGCGAAAAAGAAGAACTTTCGGATTCTCTTTCAAGCTCCCATTGACGCCGTTTTGGTCTCGCGGTGGTGGAATTGCGTCGAGGAGACGTAGCAGCGGGTTCGCTTTGGACGACGCCGTTTTGGTGGATTCTGGCGATTCGAGAACGCCAATCGCGGAGGAGACGGAGACGGAGAGGAGAAATGGGAGCTGGGTTTTGAAGATATTGGATGTGCAATCTCTGTGGAGAGACGGAGAGgtacaagaagatgaagaggatgaagatgaagatgaagatgaagaggaacTAAACGACGTCGTATCAcctgaagaagatggtggatGCGATGTAAGTTACGAAGAAAACAGATTTAAGCTGGACAGAGACTCCTTGTCTAAATTGCTGAAGAGGGTTTCATTACCCGAATCGAAACTCTATGCTCAAATGTCATATCTGGGAAACTTGGCTTATTCCATTTCTAAAATAAAG CCTGCGAATCTCTCCAAGTATTACGGCCTAAAGTTCGTAACTTCATCAGCTGAGAAAACAGAGTTAGCCTTAAAAGCTGAAGTTTCAGATGAGACCAAACCAaaggtggaagaagaagaagaagttgaagccAACAAAGGTCGCAAGATTAGTGCTTCTGCCGCGTATGAGATGGTTGCATCAGCTGCCTCTTACCTCCACTCTCGCACCAACAGCATTCTTCCTTTCACTTCCTCatccaaaaccgaaaattcatCATCAGAGGTTCCTTCTTGTTTAACCGACTCTGTTACTTCCGTTGTTGCTGCTGAGGAAGACGTCAAACAAGCAGTTGCAGACGATTTGAAATCCACCATCTCATCTCCTTGCGATTGGTTTATATGCGATGATGATCAAACTCTCACCAGATTCGTTGTCATTCAA GGATCTGAGTCTCTAGCTTCGTGGCAAGCGAACCTACTCTTCGAGCCAATCGAATTCGAGGAGCTCGGTGTGATCGTCCACAGAGGAATATACGAAGCAGCTAAAGGAATGTACGAACAAATGCTACCTGAAGTCAAGGCCCACTTAAAAGCCCATAAAAACAGAGCTAACTTCCGTTTCACCGGACACTCACTAGGCGGAAGCTTATCCTTACTGCTAAACCTCATGTTACTCGTCCGAGGCGAAGTACCCGCTTCTTCTCTACTCCCTGTTATAACATTCGGCGCTCCTTTCGTACTATGCGGAGGCGATAATCTTCTCAAAAAGCTAGGCTTGCCTAAAAGCCATGTCCAAGCTGTAACAATGCACCGTGACATCGTCCCTAGAGCCTTCTCTTGTAACTACCCTTACCACGTGGCGGAGCTTCTCAAGGCTGTTAACGGCAACTTCCGTAGCCATCCTTGTCTCAACAAGCGGAGTGTGTTGTATTCTCCCATGGGAGAGCTTCTCATCCTTCAGCCTGATGAGTCCTTCTCTCCAGGACACGAGCTTCTTCCTCCTGGAAACGGTTTATATCTTCTAACCGATGAAGATACAGAGGAGGAACGTGCGGCGCAGACGTTGTTCTTGAACACGCCGCATCCACTCGACATTCTTGGCGACAGGGCGGCGTACGGGTCGAGCGGGACGATACAGAGGGACCACGACATGAACTCTTACCTTAAAGCGGTTAGGAGTGTGATAAGGAAAGAAGTGAGTCAGATAAGGAGGGAGAAGAGGGAGCATCGCAGGAGTCTCTGGTGGCCTGTACTGGTGACTAGGGAAAGCAGCGGGAGATCAGGGAGACAAATCAACGGAGGTCAGGATTTCTCGGGGATGATGAAGACAGGGAGAAAGTCGTTGCAGAGGTTTAGCCGCCTTGTGGCGTCTCAGCATATGCCTTTGATCGTTGTTCTGTTGGTTCCGGTTAAATTGATGTTCCTTGGAGCTTTCAACGTCTTTAGTTTCCGTTGA